A genome region from Fervidobacterium changbaicum includes the following:
- a CDS encoding valine--tRNA ligase: protein MEIGTRYDPTNIEMKWYKKWLEKGYFTPKGTGPKYSIVIPPPNITGRIHIGHALNITIQDILSRYKRMQGFDVLWLPGEDHAGIATQTAVEKYLATQGRSRRDFTREEFLEIVWDWANKYREEIKKQIMSIGASVDWTRERFTLDEGLSKAVRKVFVDLYKKGLIYKGKYIVNWCHRCGTVLSDEEVEYHEEEGALYHIKYPIKGEDDYLIIATTRPETMLGDTAVAVHPSDERYKKYVGKTAILPLVSRELPIIADNYVDPSFGTGALKVTPAHDPNDYLIGQRHNLPFVDIFDENIVINENGGKFKGLTATEARKVIVEELEAQGYLVKIEKIKHSVGRCYRCDTVVEPRLMDQWFVSMKPLAKRAIEAVENDEVRFIPERWKKVYLNWMYEIRDWCISRQLWWGHRIPVWQCQNCGHYNVSEDEPKLCEKCGSTNLRQDEDVLDTWFSSALWPFSTMGWPEETEDLKRYYPTDVLVTGFDIIFFWVARMIMMGYEFMNEKPFSEVYIHQLVRDKYGRKMSKSLGNGIDPLEVIDEYGADPMRFTLAILAAQGRDLKLDVRFFDTYKKFANKIWNASRFVFMNLDDFEKIEIRKEHLKLSDKWILSRLQKIIRKVTEALDNYDFNIAAGEIYNFFWDELCDWYIEAVKNRLKSEDKRIVQNVLVYVLDMSLRLLHPFMPFLTEELWTKLPTAEESIVVASWPRVSEEYVDEAAEKRFEEIMSIIRGVRNVRAEVNVPQSTKVELFIKGTLNEEEQDYIKFLGNVSNIQFTESRPKLCATAYVSLDIEAYVSLGELIDVSAEVQRLRKKVEKLKTDLEKFAKKLEDENFLKNAPEDIVEETKEKQKTFLEQINRIEQIISDLEAQG from the coding sequence ATGGAGATAGGAACACGTTATGATCCAACAAATATCGAGATGAAGTGGTACAAAAAATGGCTTGAAAAAGGCTATTTCACGCCCAAAGGCACAGGTCCGAAGTATTCGATTGTTATTCCACCGCCAAATATAACTGGTAGGATTCATATAGGGCATGCCCTTAATATCACAATTCAAGATATCCTAAGCCGTTACAAGCGCATGCAAGGTTTCGATGTACTCTGGCTTCCCGGCGAAGATCACGCAGGAATTGCAACGCAAACAGCCGTTGAAAAGTATCTTGCCACGCAGGGAAGGAGTCGTAGAGATTTTACAAGAGAAGAGTTCTTGGAGATAGTATGGGATTGGGCAAATAAGTATAGGGAAGAGATAAAGAAGCAGATAATGTCTATAGGGGCGTCTGTCGACTGGACTCGTGAGCGTTTTACTTTGGATGAAGGCTTGTCTAAAGCGGTTAGAAAAGTTTTTGTGGATTTGTACAAGAAAGGGTTAATTTACAAAGGAAAGTACATCGTCAACTGGTGTCATAGATGTGGAACAGTGCTCTCAGATGAAGAAGTTGAGTACCATGAAGAAGAAGGTGCGCTTTACCACATTAAGTATCCTATCAAAGGTGAAGATGATTACTTGATTATAGCAACTACCAGGCCAGAAACAATGCTTGGCGATACAGCAGTTGCAGTCCATCCATCAGATGAAAGGTATAAAAAATACGTTGGAAAGACAGCTATACTACCTTTGGTTAGTAGAGAACTCCCGATAATTGCCGATAACTACGTTGATCCATCTTTTGGAACAGGAGCGCTTAAAGTAACACCAGCACATGATCCCAACGATTATCTTATAGGGCAGAGACACAATCTGCCATTTGTAGATATCTTCGATGAAAACATCGTAATCAATGAAAATGGCGGAAAATTCAAGGGCTTAACCGCCACTGAGGCAAGAAAAGTTATAGTTGAAGAACTCGAAGCACAGGGGTATTTGGTGAAAATTGAAAAAATCAAACATTCTGTAGGACGCTGCTACAGATGTGACACAGTTGTAGAACCAAGGTTGATGGACCAATGGTTCGTGAGTATGAAACCACTGGCCAAGAGGGCAATAGAAGCCGTTGAAAATGACGAGGTCAGATTCATTCCAGAAAGATGGAAGAAAGTTTATCTCAACTGGATGTACGAAATCAGAGATTGGTGTATTAGTAGACAGCTATGGTGGGGGCATAGAATCCCTGTCTGGCAATGCCAAAACTGTGGGCACTACAACGTGTCGGAAGACGAACCGAAGTTGTGTGAGAAATGTGGTAGCACTAATTTGAGACAGGATGAAGATGTCCTTGACACATGGTTTAGCTCTGCACTCTGGCCGTTTAGTACAATGGGCTGGCCAGAAGAAACGGAAGATTTGAAGAGATACTATCCAACTGATGTCTTGGTAACGGGATTTGATATCATCTTCTTCTGGGTTGCCAGGATGATAATGATGGGCTATGAGTTTATGAACGAAAAACCATTCAGCGAAGTATATATCCATCAACTCGTCAGGGATAAATACGGAAGAAAGATGAGTAAGTCTCTCGGAAACGGAATTGATCCACTTGAAGTTATAGATGAATACGGTGCTGATCCTATGAGATTTACACTCGCTATCCTTGCAGCACAAGGCAGAGACCTGAAACTCGATGTAAGGTTCTTTGATACCTACAAGAAATTTGCCAATAAGATATGGAACGCTTCAAGGTTCGTTTTCATGAACCTTGACGACTTCGAGAAAATCGAAATACGAAAAGAACATCTGAAACTATCAGACAAATGGATTCTGTCAAGACTGCAGAAAATAATAAGAAAAGTTACAGAAGCTTTAGACAATTATGATTTCAACATAGCCGCAGGAGAGATTTACAACTTCTTCTGGGATGAATTATGTGATTGGTACATAGAAGCTGTAAAGAACAGACTTAAGAGTGAAGATAAAAGAATTGTTCAGAACGTTCTTGTTTACGTCCTTGACATGAGCTTAAGGTTATTGCATCCGTTTATGCCGTTCTTAACGGAAGAACTGTGGACAAAGCTTCCTACGGCTGAAGAGTCGATAGTTGTAGCTTCATGGCCAAGGGTATCGGAAGAATACGTAGACGAGGCAGCTGAGAAGAGGTTCGAGGAAATAATGTCTATCATCAGAGGAGTTAGAAACGTTAGAGCAGAAGTGAACGTTCCACAATCAACGAAGGTGGAACTATTCATAAAGGGTACACTTAACGAGGAAGAACAAGATTACATCAAATTCCTTGGTAATGTTTCGAATATCCAGTTCACAGAGTCAAGGCCGAAGCTCTGTGCAACGGCTTACGTGTCTTTAGATATAGAGGCTTACGTTTCCCTAGGTGAACTCATTGATGTAAGTGCAGAGGTACAACGGCTTAGAAAGAAAGTTGAAAAATTGAAAACGGATTTGGAGAAATTTGCCAAAAAACTTGAAGATGAAAACTTCCTCAAAAACGCACCTGAAGACATAGTTGAGGAAACAAAAGAAAAGCAAAAAACATTCTTGGAACAAATAAATAGGATTGAGCAAATAATCTCCGATCTGGAGGCTCAGGGATGA
- a CDS encoding bifunctional folylpolyglutamate synthase/dihydrofolate synthase — translation MRCEAFFEVLKYLYFTRPYNTMKLGLFRIENLLSRMGNPHSGVKYFHVTGSNGKGSVTTFLEYLTYYHGHSVTGFYSPHLSTILERFHYNTRYISQDEFVEAALEVKKHAEEMDKLGEEFAPSFFEYMTAMYFYITKKSRAEYGSVEVGLGGRFDSTNVIIPEVSVICTVSLEHTNVLGNTVEQIAFEKAGIIKEQKPVVVGAMPDSALEVIKQVAREKNSMVYEYGKDFYVEPVQFSFNANVYNYYGSTTIKNIKVKLNGKHQLYNVGLALKTFELVEKIDEDGVKRAFEEAFIPGRFEMVNDIVLDGSHNPQAAEKFAENLDLYFPEKRKAAVFGIVDDKDKEGVLKVIGPKFDTLIITRPPSKRAEKVAETYEIAKKYCKNVLFERDYIKAVELLKTTEAEVKFVTGSFYLVGYVRDYLLNGKIGEELMIGGA, via the coding sequence ATGAGGTGTGAAGCGTTTTTTGAAGTCTTAAAATACCTTTACTTCACAAGACCTTACAACACTATGAAACTCGGACTTTTCAGGATAGAGAATTTGCTCTCCAGAATGGGTAATCCCCATTCTGGAGTTAAATATTTCCATGTGACAGGCTCTAATGGAAAGGGCAGTGTAACAACTTTCCTGGAATACCTCACGTATTATCACGGACACAGCGTAACAGGTTTCTACTCACCACATCTGTCAACTATCTTGGAGAGATTCCACTACAACACAAGATACATTTCTCAAGATGAATTTGTAGAGGCAGCTTTGGAAGTTAAAAAACACGCTGAAGAAATGGATAAGTTAGGTGAGGAATTCGCTCCGAGTTTTTTTGAGTACATGACAGCAATGTACTTCTATATAACGAAGAAAAGTAGAGCAGAGTACGGAAGTGTTGAGGTTGGACTAGGAGGAAGGTTCGATTCAACGAATGTTATAATCCCCGAAGTCTCTGTAATCTGCACTGTTTCTTTAGAACACACAAATGTGCTTGGTAACACTGTAGAACAAATTGCTTTTGAAAAGGCAGGGATTATAAAAGAGCAGAAACCCGTTGTCGTTGGAGCTATGCCTGACTCGGCCTTGGAAGTTATAAAACAGGTGGCAAGAGAGAAAAACTCAATGGTATACGAATATGGTAAGGATTTCTACGTCGAGCCAGTTCAATTTTCATTCAATGCAAATGTATACAACTACTACGGTAGCACAACTATCAAAAATATCAAAGTGAAACTGAACGGAAAACATCAACTGTACAACGTCGGTTTAGCTTTGAAAACTTTTGAACTAGTTGAAAAAATCGATGAAGATGGTGTGAAAAGGGCATTTGAAGAGGCATTTATTCCAGGAAGGTTTGAAATGGTCAACGACATTGTACTGGATGGTTCCCATAACCCACAAGCGGCGGAAAAATTTGCCGAAAACCTGGATCTGTATTTTCCAGAAAAGAGGAAAGCTGCGGTTTTCGGTATCGTGGATGACAAGGACAAAGAAGGCGTTTTAAAAGTGATTGGACCAAAGTTCGATACGTTGATAATAACAAGACCTCCGTCAAAAAGGGCTGAGAAAGTAGCTGAGACATACGAAATTGCTAAAAAATACTGCAAAAACGTTTTGTTTGAACGAGATTATATAAAAGCTGTCGAATTGCTTAAGACAACTGAAGCAGAAGTTAAATTTGTGACAGGTTCATTCTATTTGGTTGGATACGTACGTGATTATCTTTTAAATGGAAAAATAGGCGAAGAATTGATGATAGGAGGTGCGTAA
- a CDS encoding DDE-type integrase/transposase/recombinase: MNNSTLSCPKCGSTSLYKNGHDKYGNQQFLCKLCHHSFKLSHSHKRKNFSFPYPKCTSCGKSMQIYKVRRSFVVFRCRACRTKDRVPFNLPEPVTLIPEKFKYFRFPIFFVLKAFVLYMKHNMSYRSLAHSLNIKVSHVTIYKWVIKLCTLFSVLFPTFTIENVFSVHADETVLVFKEQKYYVWLLVDHETNLILCWHVSKYRDMGQVKVLLEKFFGNSKPRNIELITDGLGAYESAVKLLFRNINHVVVPLGKNNQCESKFSLLKDFFRLKRGLKNTKNLAKYIQGFCVVKNLWKTHNGNINLILSHLHSFITTS, translated from the coding sequence ATGAACAACTCAACGCTCTCTTGTCCAAAATGCGGTTCCACCAGCTTATACAAAAACGGTCATGACAAATACGGTAACCAACAATTCCTTTGCAAACTCTGCCATCATTCTTTCAAACTCTCCCATTCTCACAAACGCAAAAACTTCTCTTTCCCTTATCCCAAATGCACTTCTTGTGGTAAATCTATGCAAATTTACAAAGTCCGTCGCTCTTTCGTTGTCTTCCGTTGTAGAGCTTGTCGTACCAAAGATAGAGTACCTTTTAACCTCCCCGAACCAGTCACCCTTATTCCTGAGAAATTTAAATATTTCCGCTTCCCTATCTTTTTCGTCTTAAAGGCTTTCGTTTTGTATATGAAACACAATATGTCTTATCGCTCTCTTGCTCATTCTCTTAATATCAAAGTATCTCATGTCACCATATACAAATGGGTTATTAAATTGTGTACTTTATTCTCTGTACTTTTTCCAACATTTACCATCGAAAATGTTTTCTCAGTTCATGCTGATGAAACTGTTCTTGTTTTCAAAGAACAAAAGTACTATGTTTGGCTATTAGTTGATCACGAAACTAACTTAATTCTTTGTTGGCATGTCTCAAAGTATCGTGATATGGGACAAGTCAAAGTATTGCTCGAGAAGTTCTTTGGTAATTCAAAACCTAGAAACATTGAACTTATTACTGATGGACTTGGTGCATATGAAAGTGCAGTAAAGCTGTTGTTCAGAAATATCAATCACGTAGTGGTACCGCTCGGTAAAAACAATCAATGTGAATCCAAGTTTTCATTGTTGAAAGACTTTTTCCGACTCAAGCGAGGGCTGAAGAATACGAAGAATTTAGCGAAATATATTCAAGGATTTTGTGTAGTGAAGAATCTTTGGAAAACGCACAATGGTAATATCAATCTCATTCTTTCACACTTACACTCTTTCATCACTACAAGTTAA
- a CDS encoding GGDEF domain-containing protein, with protein MDGFHKLLTGEWVDSITRLPNHEFAKRIVDQLKQSEDLFYLLHVKLKFQASSDDLRNFVLSRVSSVIKHSVRIPKDFVCKMEGNDFCIVLHGIDDNEAKKIASRIKDSLHYLLLTYGSEKIQIDCDIEISTVGGAKDGDRNTL; from the coding sequence ATGGATGGTTTTCACAAGTTATTGACTGGTGAGTGGGTCGATTCGATTACAAGACTGCCAAACCATGAATTTGCAAAAAGAATAGTTGACCAACTTAAGCAGAGTGAAGATTTGTTCTACCTCTTACATGTAAAGCTCAAATTTCAGGCAAGCAGCGATGATTTAAGAAATTTTGTGCTTTCCAGAGTTTCTTCAGTTATTAAGCACAGTGTAAGAATACCAAAGGATTTCGTTTGCAAGATGGAGGGTAATGACTTTTGCATAGTACTCCATGGAATTGATGACAACGAAGCAAAAAAGATCGCAAGCAGGATAAAGGACTCTTTACACTACCTTTTGTTAACGTACGGGTCAGAGAAAATCCAAATAGATTGCGATATAGAGATAAGTACGGTTGGAGGTGCTAAGGATGGAGATAGGAACACGTTATGA
- the rsfS gene encoding ribosome silencing factor, translated as MSLIKDLLVLLEKKEAIDPVVLNMSKTRLLTDYFVICTANSNIHMKSLRDEVVDFFNEKGKEIIYYDRGEGYDWLLIDAGDIVVHIFTKGAREFYDLEHLWIDAERVVF; from the coding sequence ATTAGCTTGATTAAGGACTTACTTGTGTTACTTGAAAAGAAGGAAGCTATAGATCCTGTTGTTCTCAACATGAGTAAGACAAGACTCTTAACGGACTATTTCGTAATCTGCACAGCAAACAGTAATATACACATGAAAAGCTTGAGGGACGAAGTGGTGGACTTTTTCAATGAAAAAGGTAAAGAAATTATATATTACGACCGGGGAGAGGGCTACGATTGGCTGCTTATAGATGCTGGAGATATCGTGGTACATATATTTACTAAGGGCGCAAGAGAATTTTATGATTTAGAACATCTTTGGATCGATGCAGAAAGGGTTGTTTTCTGA
- a CDS encoding TIGR01212 family radical SAM protein (This family includes YhcC from E. coli K-12, an uncharacterized radical SAM protein.) codes for MPLNAGFTCPNRENGKPGCFFCDETGSGFSTFAGLSIREQLEKMKEKYRKKGIKKFIAYFQNYTNTYAPVDILRTTYVESIDEDIVQLDIATRPDCINEEILEMVDEIRKEYKIEISFDIGLQTANYHTLVKINRGHTLAEYIYAVNLLKKYDFEVVSHVILNLPGDNMLDVVEGAKILSALKVDGVKLHSLYVVEGSVFGEMFKAGRLEVGTLESYVERAVTFLENLSPRIVVHRLVADPPLTGTLFGNWGKTKTEIVNLIERRLVEKDTYQGKKAKII; via the coding sequence TTGCCACTTAATGCAGGATTTACGTGTCCAAATAGGGAAAACGGTAAACCAGGTTGTTTCTTTTGTGATGAAACAGGCAGTGGTTTCAGCACTTTTGCAGGATTGAGTATCAGAGAACAGTTAGAAAAAATGAAAGAAAAATACAGAAAAAAGGGGATTAAGAAATTTATCGCATACTTTCAAAATTATACAAACACGTACGCTCCTGTAGATATTCTGAGGACAACATACGTGGAATCTATCGACGAAGACATTGTCCAACTTGATATTGCTACCAGGCCGGATTGTATAAATGAAGAGATATTAGAAATGGTTGATGAAATAAGAAAAGAATACAAGATCGAAATTTCGTTTGATATTGGACTACAAACTGCAAATTACCATACTTTGGTGAAAATAAACAGAGGACATACGTTAGCTGAGTATATTTACGCTGTGAATCTTCTAAAAAAGTATGATTTTGAGGTCGTATCGCATGTAATTTTGAACCTACCTGGAGATAATATGTTGGATGTTGTAGAAGGTGCTAAGATACTTTCAGCGCTCAAGGTTGATGGTGTAAAGCTTCATTCACTGTATGTTGTCGAAGGTTCTGTATTCGGAGAGATGTTTAAGGCCGGACGGTTGGAGGTAGGCACACTTGAGAGCTATGTAGAAAGAGCTGTGACCTTCCTTGAGAATCTCTCTCCGCGGATAGTTGTTCATAGGTTAGTTGCAGATCCTCCGTTAACTGGTACTCTATTCGGAAATTGGGGAAAAACGAAGACAGAGATTGTTAATCTGATAGAACGTAGACTGGTCGAAAAAGATACGTATCAGGGCAAAAAGGCTAAAATCATTTGA
- a CDS encoding ABC transporter substrate-binding protein — MKKWLVVLAGLIFAVLALAAFDPTVYVEATIGEPDTLDPHLAYDTASGEVLFNVYENLIAYKGRSVSEFEPRLATEVPTVKNGLIKDGGKTYVFPIRKGVKFHNGNPLTPEDVEYSFERGLLYDPEGGPMWMLWYAIFGVHSRDEALEEFVGKSVDEIFDKSGEPKAEYKQKVIDFYKQVVDPAIEVQGDNVVIKLKRPYGAFLNIIAQSAHWAAILDKETCIKLGLWDGKADTWWKWKDMEKEKSPLYAYAMGTGPYKFVEWDRKQQKVTLVANESYWRTPAKIKKVIIWGIDEWSTRKAMLEKGDADSIAVVLEYLDQLRGNKDIEIIENIPTLSVTVVAFGWSVSPSSKYIGSGKLDGNGIPPDFFSDVYARKAVAAAINYDALIRDVLKGFGKRIPTALPEGLLGFDPTLPLYKFNLQEVQNNLKKAWNGQAWQKGIKFSVAYNQGNMARQRVAEMIKMYMEMAAPGKVKIDVQPLQWPTFLDATKRGELPIFILGWLADFPDPDNFIFTYYHSKGDYSGRQGKKFQEFVSTPRKELGGKSLDELIEQAAAETDPAVRAKLYIQIQKFAIDNCISIPVYQPVGVRVQRKWVKGWYDNPMRPGMDFYSVWKEQ, encoded by the coding sequence GTGAAAAAGTGGTTGGTAGTTTTAGCTGGTCTTATTTTTGCGGTCTTAGCACTTGCTGCGTTTGATCCAACTGTCTATGTGGAAGCGACTATAGGTGAGCCGGACACACTTGATCCGCACCTGGCGTACGACACAGCGAGTGGTGAAGTTCTCTTCAACGTGTACGAAAACCTTATCGCTTACAAAGGTAGAAGCGTCAGCGAGTTTGAACCAAGGCTTGCAACAGAAGTCCCAACCGTTAAGAACGGTCTTATCAAAGACGGTGGCAAGACATACGTATTCCCGATAAGAAAAGGTGTCAAATTCCACAACGGTAACCCACTTACACCAGAAGATGTCGAATACTCATTCGAACGTGGTCTGCTTTACGACCCAGAAGGCGGTCCAATGTGGATGCTGTGGTACGCAATATTTGGAGTCCACTCAAGAGATGAAGCACTTGAAGAGTTCGTTGGTAAGTCAGTAGACGAAATATTCGACAAAAGTGGCGAACCAAAAGCAGAATACAAGCAAAAGGTTATTGATTTCTACAAGCAAGTTGTTGATCCAGCGATAGAGGTTCAAGGGGATAACGTAGTGATTAAACTCAAAAGACCATACGGTGCATTTCTCAACATAATAGCGCAGAGTGCTCACTGGGCAGCAATACTTGACAAAGAAACGTGTATCAAACTCGGACTGTGGGATGGTAAAGCAGATACGTGGTGGAAATGGAAGGACATGGAAAAAGAGAAATCACCGCTTTACGCGTACGCCATGGGTACAGGACCTTACAAGTTCGTAGAATGGGATAGAAAACAACAGAAAGTAACACTTGTTGCAAATGAAAGCTACTGGAGAACACCAGCAAAAATTAAGAAAGTCATAATTTGGGGTATTGATGAATGGTCCACAAGAAAGGCAATGCTTGAAAAAGGCGATGCAGACTCGATAGCCGTTGTTCTTGAATACCTTGACCAACTCAGAGGAAACAAGGACATTGAAATTATCGAAAACATTCCAACACTCTCTGTCACAGTTGTTGCATTCGGTTGGTCAGTTAGCCCGAGCAGCAAGTACATCGGCAGTGGTAAACTCGATGGTAACGGTATACCACCTGACTTCTTCAGCGATGTTTATGCAAGAAAAGCTGTTGCAGCAGCAATCAACTACGATGCTCTCATAAGGGATGTTCTTAAAGGATTTGGTAAGAGAATACCAACAGCTTTACCAGAAGGGCTACTTGGGTTTGATCCAACTCTCCCACTCTACAAGTTCAACCTGCAAGAAGTTCAGAACAACCTGAAGAAGGCATGGAACGGACAAGCGTGGCAGAAGGGTATCAAATTCAGCGTTGCATACAACCAAGGTAACATGGCAAGACAAAGGGTTGCGGAAATGATTAAGATGTACATGGAAATGGCAGCACCTGGAAAAGTTAAGATCGACGTTCAACCACTCCAATGGCCAACGTTCCTTGACGCAACAAAACGCGGTGAACTGCCAATATTCATACTTGGATGGCTTGCTGACTTCCCAGACCCAGATAACTTCATATTCACATACTACCACAGCAAGGGTGATTACTCCGGAAGACAAGGAAAGAAATTCCAGGAATTTGTTAGCACACCAAGAAAAGAACTCGGTGGAAAGAGCCTTGATGAACTTATCGAACAAGCAGCAGCTGAAACAGATCCAGCTGTTAGAGCTAAACTCTACATTCAGATCCAGAAGTTTGCCATCGATAACTGCATTAGCATACCAGTCTATCAACCTGTAGGTGTCCGCGTCCAAAGGAAATGGGTCAAAGGTTGGTACGACAACCCAATGAGACCTGGTATGGACTTCTACTCAGTTTGGAAAGAACAATAA
- a CDS encoding MFS transporter: MGLNMMSVLSVFSHFFLDFYVSFFNPLGPFIIQKFPIEVRMLTSFLALSSATASLFQIFFGFFFDRVKYTKSLLFTMYVMEALGISLIGLSTNFWMFIAAVFVVRIANSAFHPLGASMAGEVGGRTVAVFSIAGTLGAALGPVFISLYVSHFPIESLWLVALPAVVLALFLLRINIPNRTVHSQKFDLKEVMKLLPILLVVTVRSFLMSVVHTYTPIYITNVRHYSISLSGLLITSGMIAGVFANYLGVVLMEKIGAKKQDLVAFIGMGLTIFWLISSKGIASIFISFVLFDFFGFLLMSANVVQAQKILPNRKALASSVAMGFAWSLGDFIATGYNSVVGNNIILSLGLAIPVAFVASIYFGIVQKFDTK, from the coding sequence ATGGGATTAAACATGATGTCTGTTCTATCTGTATTTTCACACTTTTTTCTAGATTTCTACGTATCGTTCTTCAATCCTTTGGGGCCGTTTATAATCCAAAAGTTTCCGATAGAAGTTCGCATGCTAACTTCTTTCCTGGCTTTGTCATCAGCCACAGCCAGTCTTTTCCAAATCTTCTTTGGATTTTTCTTTGATAGGGTGAAGTACACCAAGAGTCTGCTTTTCACGATGTATGTTATGGAAGCATTAGGGATTTCGCTAATAGGCTTATCGACAAACTTTTGGATGTTCATTGCTGCAGTCTTTGTTGTCAGGATTGCGAACTCTGCCTTTCATCCTCTTGGGGCTTCCATGGCCGGCGAGGTTGGGGGAAGAACTGTAGCAGTTTTCTCAATCGCAGGAACGCTTGGAGCCGCACTCGGCCCTGTTTTTATCTCACTTTACGTCTCACATTTTCCAATAGAATCACTTTGGCTAGTAGCACTCCCCGCTGTCGTGCTGGCTTTGTTTTTGCTAAGGATCAACATTCCAAACCGAACGGTTCACAGTCAGAAGTTCGATTTGAAAGAGGTAATGAAGTTACTACCTATATTGCTTGTCGTAACTGTTCGCAGCTTTCTGATGTCAGTTGTGCACACCTACACGCCAATTTACATCACGAACGTGCGTCACTATTCAATCTCACTATCAGGTTTGCTAATAACGTCCGGTATGATAGCAGGCGTTTTTGCCAACTACCTGGGCGTTGTTTTAATGGAAAAAATAGGTGCAAAAAAGCAGGACTTGGTAGCTTTCATAGGCATGGGCCTAACTATATTTTGGTTGATATCTAGTAAAGGCATTGCTTCGATTTTCATTTCCTTTGTACTTTTCGACTTTTTTGGTTTTCTTTTGATGTCTGCAAACGTTGTCCAAGCTCAGAAGATCCTACCGAACAGAAAGGCGTTAGCTTCATCGGTTGCTATGGGATTCGCATGGTCGTTAGGAGATTTCATCGCAACAGGTTATAATTCTGTGGTCGGTAATAACATCATTTTATCATTGGGCCTTGCCATTCCTGTGGCTTTTGTAGCCTCGATATACTTCGGAATAGTCCAGAAATTTGATACAAAATAA
- a CDS encoding amidohydrolase gives MLLKGSKALIGFELKKCDIRIEDGLIKEVSENLTPLENEEVLDFEGKIVTPGFVNTHTHVAMSLLRGYAEDLPFNEWLFGKILPAEEKLTLDAVYFGSLVSMMEMASHGVVAFCDMYFHEDMVAKAVADFGMKALLTRGLVDVDGDDNGRLEENLKLFETWNGYENRIYIGLGPHAPYSCSRSYLAKIVEIAKAEDMPVTMHFFENNWEYGKYTPKEIMEIGFDKIHFIPVHCTQLRPQDIPLLDGTYPSINTVSNMKLGNGIPPVTEMLKRNIKISIGTDGPASNNSQNLLFDLRVSVLAQKSSSPENFKVEDAFLAVTKNGYEALRMKGGAIEVGNPADFAIFEESNVQLQPLDNFLKNLVHAYTDRVYATMVNGRFVYIDGKYPNIDAREVLKKFSTFSMMVTGIEN, from the coding sequence ATGCTTCTCAAAGGTTCAAAGGCCCTTATCGGTTTTGAGTTGAAGAAATGTGACATTAGAATTGAAGATGGTTTAATTAAAGAAGTATCGGAGAATCTAACTCCATTAGAGAACGAAGAAGTTCTAGACTTTGAGGGGAAGATAGTCACACCTGGTTTTGTAAACACACACACTCATGTTGCTATGTCCCTTTTACGAGGATACGCAGAAGACCTTCCGTTTAATGAGTGGCTGTTTGGAAAGATACTACCTGCTGAAGAAAAATTAACCTTAGATGCGGTTTACTTTGGTTCTTTAGTCTCCATGATGGAAATGGCATCGCACGGAGTAGTTGCCTTCTGTGACATGTACTTTCACGAAGATATGGTAGCAAAGGCCGTTGCTGATTTTGGAATGAAAGCTCTCTTGACGAGGGGACTTGTTGATGTTGACGGAGACGATAATGGTAGGCTTGAAGAGAATTTGAAATTGTTCGAAACTTGGAACGGATATGAAAACAGAATTTACATAGGCCTCGGCCCACATGCACCCTACAGTTGTTCTAGAAGTTATCTGGCAAAGATAGTGGAGATTGCAAAGGCTGAAGACATGCCAGTAACTATGCATTTTTTTGAGAATAACTGGGAGTACGGTAAATACACTCCGAAAGAAATTATGGAAATCGGATTTGATAAAATACACTTTATTCCCGTGCATTGCACCCAATTGAGGCCTCAAGATATACCATTGCTCGATGGAACTTACCCATCAATAAATACCGTGAGCAATATGAAGCTTGGGAATGGAATACCACCGGTTACAGAAATGCTAAAGAGGAACATTAAGATCTCAATAGGCACAGACGGTCCTGCAAGCAACAACTCACAAAATTTGTTGTTTGACTTACGTGTTTCTGTACTTGCTCAGAAAAGCTCTTCACCTGAGAATTTCAAAGTCGAAGATGCATTTTTAGCTGTTACAAAAAACGGATACGAAGCTCTTAGAATGAAAGGCGGGGCAATCGAAGTTGGCAACCCTGCAGATTTTGCGATTTTCGAGGAATCGAATGTGCAATTGCAACCGCTCGATAACTTTTTGAAAAATCTTGTACACGCTTATACAGATAGGGTTTACGCAACGATGGTGAATGGTAGGTTTGTCTACATCGATGGGAAATACCCAAATATAGACGCACGGGAGGTGCTTAAGAAATTTTCGACTTTCTCAATGATGGTTACCGGTATAGAAAACTGA